In one window of Camelina sativa cultivar DH55 chromosome 15, Cs, whole genome shotgun sequence DNA:
- the LOC104744769 gene encoding 3-dehydrosphinganine reductase TSC10A-like: protein MMIDELTELHIAESFFTRSMAAMDSLFLLFLIPLIPLSLLSILALIVRPRPIKIPIKSRHVFITGGSSGIGLALAQRAASEGARVSILARSAVKLEEAKKSIQLATGVEVATFSADVRDYDAVSKAIDESGPIDVLVVNQGVFTATELVKHSPEDVKFTIDVNLVGSFNVIKAALPAMKARKDRGPASITLVSSQAGQVGIYGYTAYSASKFGLQGLAQALQQEVIADDIHVTLIFPPDTDTPGFEEEQKSRPEVTSIIAASSGSMKTEEVARKAMDGIKSGNFTVSCNFEGFLLSLATTGMSPQRSCWLAFLEVITAGPIRLVALFFQWDWYKAIEKWSRTKTK, encoded by the exons ATGATGATTGATGAGTTGACGGAGCTTCACATCGCCGAGAGCTTCTTCACGAGATCCATGGCGGCAATGgattctctcttccttctcttcctcattCCACTCAtcccactctctcttctctctatcttaGCTCTAATCGTACGTCCTCGCCCCATTAAGATCCCTATCAAGTCCCGTCACGTCTTTATCACCGGTGGATCTAGCGGCATTGGTCTTGCCTTAGCCCAACGCGCCGCTTCAGAAGGCGCACGCGTCTCAATCCTCGCCAGATCCGCCGTAAAACTCGAGGAGGCTAAGAAATCGATCCAGCTAGCTACTGGCGTTGAAGTCGCCACGTTCTCTGCCGACGTTCGCGATTACGACGCTGTGTCTAAGGCGATTGATGAATCGGGGCCGATCGATGTGTTGGTTGTTAATCAAGGTGTGTTTACTGCGACGGAGCTGGTGAAACATAGTCCAGAGGATGTTAAGTTCACGATCGATGTCAATCTTGTTGGGAGCTTCAATGTGATTAAGGCTGCTTTGCCTGCAATGAAAGCAAGGAAAGATCGTGGACCTGCCTCCATCACTCTCGTCTCTTCTCAAGCTGGTCAG GTGGGTATCTATGGTTATACTGCATATTCAGCAAGCAAGTTTGGACTTCAAGGTTTAGCGCAAGCATTGCAACAAGAAGTTATTGCTGATGACATTCATGTCACTCTTATTTTTCCTCCTGACACTGATACACCAGGATTTGAAGAAG AACAAAAGAGCAGACCTGAAGTCACTTCCATAATAGCTGCATCCTCTGGTTCAATGAAAACAGAAGAAGTAGCCAGAAAAGCTATGGATGGCATAAAATCAGGAAATTTCACTGTCTCATGCAACTTTGAGGGATTCTTACTGTCACTTGCGACAACAGGCATGTCCCCTCAAAGATCATGTTGGCTTGCTTTTCTTGAAGTTATAACCGCAGGGCCTATAAGATTAGTCGCTCTCTTCTTTCAATGGGATTGGTATAAAGCCATTGAAAAATGGAgcagaaccaaaaccaaata A
- the LOC109124433 gene encoding peroxiredoxin-2F, mitochondrial → MAMSILKLRNLSGLRSAANNARIGVSSRGFSKLAEGTDITSAAPGVSLQKARSWDEGVSSKFSTTPLSDIFKGKKVVIFGLPGAYTGVCSQQHVPSYKSHIDKFKAKGIDSVICVSVNDPYAINGWAEKIGAKDAIEFYGDFDGKFHKSLGLDKDLSAALLGPRSERWSAYVEDGKVKAVNVEEAPSDFKVSGAEVILGQI, encoded by the exons ATGGCGATGTCAATTCTAAAGCTCAGGAATTTATCGGGTCTAAGATCGGCCGCAAATAATGCCCGGATCGGAGTTTCCTCGAGGGGTTTCTCAAAGCTCGCGGAGGGCACTGACATAACCTCGGCGGCGCCTGGTGTTTCTCTCCAGAAAGCTCGCAGCTGGGACGAAGGCGTTTCCTCTAAATTCTCTACCACACCTTTATCAGATATCTTCAAG GGGAAGAAAGTTGTCATCTTTGGACTCCCT GGGGCTTACACGGGTGTTTGTTCACAGCAGCATGTCCCTAGCTACAAGAGTCATATTGATAAGTTTAAAGCTAAAGGCATTGATTCTGTTATCTGTGTCTCTGTTAATGATCCTTATGCTATCAATGGTTGGGCAGAGAAGATTGGTGCTAAAGATGCA ATTGAGTTTTATGGGGATTTTGATGGGAAATTCCACAAAAGCTTGGGGCTTGACAAGGATCTCTCTGCTGCATTGCTCGGGCCTCGGTCTGAGAG ATGGTCAGCTTATGTAGAAGACGGTAAGGTTAAGGCGGTGAACGTGGAAGAAGCACCGTCTGACTTCAAGGTTTCGGGGGCAGAAGTCATCTTAGGACAAATCTAA